CTCATCTCCGGCTCTCCACTGGTCGATAGTTCCGGAGCGCTCACCGGTTTTATAGGCAGCATCGCCGATGCTACGGAGTTAGTCCACACGCGCAACGAACTGGAGCACACTGTCCTTACCTTGCGTGAGAGTGAAGCCCGTTTCCGCGCCTTGGCCGACAACATCGATCAGTTTGCCTGGATTGCCGACGGCAAGGGCTGGATCTTCTGGTACAACCAGCGCTGGTTCGACTACACCGGGACAACGCTCGAGGAGATGCAGGGCTGGGGTTGGCGCAAGGTGCATCACCCCGAGCATGTCGATCGCGTGGTTAAGCGCATTCAGCACTCATGGGACACCGGCGCTGCTTGGGAAGACACGTTTCCGCTGCGTGGCAAGGACGGCTCGTATCGCTGGTTCCTCTCGCGAGCTGTTCCAATTCGAGACGAATCGGAAAATGTTGTGCGCTGGTTTGGTACAAACACGGATATCACCGATCGCATCAAGGCTGACGATGCTCTACGCAGATCGGAAAAGCTCAACGTTGCCGGAAAGCTGGCCGCGAGCATTGCTCATGAACTTAACAATCCACTGGCAACCGTAGTGAATCTGGTATATCTGGCGCGCGAGCAGTCAAGAGATCCGGGACAGCGCAACCTTCTCTCCAGCGCCGAGTACGAGCTCCAGCGAATCTCGCGTTTCGCGAATCGGATTCTGAGCTTTCAGCGCGGTAACGCCTCGCGAGAGAGCGTTGCGATCTTTGACTTGATCAAGGAGGTCGCGCTCATTTTCCAGGCAAAATGCGCTGCGCAGGAAATCGGTCTGACACTGGAGACAAAATGCCTGGCATCGGTACACGGAAGTAAGGATGAGCTGCGTCAGGTTTTGGCGAATCTGATTTCAAATGCCATCGACGCAGTGGGCGAACATGGTCAAGTGCTTATCTCCATGAGAGCCGCGAGTCGGAGCGGTCGTAGTGCAGTGCGCATCCGCATCGCCGACAATGGCCGCGGTATAAGGAAAGAAGATCGGTCGAAATTGTTCGAACCGTTCTATACAACCAAGGGAAGCACCGGGACGGGACTAGGCTTGTGGATCACGAAGGATGTCGTACAAAATCACGGTGGAGAGATCTCAGTGCACAGTCGCTGTTGCGGCAAACATCGCGGCACGATTGTTGCGATCAAATTGCCGGTGCTCGCCTCTGCGGATCGCAAGCCGCCAAAGTCGGTTAGCTCGCCTGTTTCGCCGCCGCAGAGCGGGCAAGCAGACCTGCAATCTTGCTAAGCAGATCCAACGGATGAATCGGCTTTGCCAGGCATTCGAAATCGTAGCCGCGCTGCCTGGCAGCTTCCAAAAGACCAACCGTAATTGCCTGTCCTGAAATCAGCAGTATTTGTATATCCGGCATGTCGCGCCGAATCTCGATTGCCATGTCGACTCCGTTTCGATTTGGCATTGCCACATCGCTGATGATCAGATCTGGAGCGAAGGATGCGGCCATGGTGTAGCCCTCGACACCATTATTTGCGACTCGTACCTCGTAGTTGTGCATTCGCAGAATTGTCGCGAGAGTTTCCGCCAAAGGTTTTTCATCATCGACCACGAGAATTCGCGCCATGAGGGCCTCCTC
This genomic interval from Terriglobales bacterium contains the following:
- a CDS encoding response regulator, whose translation is MARILVVDDEKPLAETLATILRMHNYEVRVANNGVEGYTMAASFAPDLIISDVAMPNRNGVDMAIEIRRDMPDIQILLISGQAITVGLLEAARQRGYDFECLAKPIHPLDLLSKIAGLLARSAAAKQAS
- a CDS encoding PAS domain S-box protein — encoded protein: MAAQRSSPSLSLSTDSVSYLLLEAQNHALELLADDAPLTEVLSQILLAAEKASNNGMLTSILLLSEDGKHLAHCAAPSLPAAYSRGIDGGSIGPAAGSCGTAAFTGKEVIVDDIATSPLWRDYRRFALPHGLRACWSIPIIAADDRVLGTFAMYYREPRLPSHLESQIVTTVMRTAVIAIERSARIDRLRSSEERFRALTTCSPVGLAMIDLQGNCVYTNATCREMCGFSAEQANGTGWLDFIHPSDAPRVIAEWKKAFADGGKHESECRWVHRSGEMRWTVVRTDAVRSESGALLGYMASVADRTQRLIAEQKAKDLARELDAIVTTSPVGIVSFEFDRTVRSWNPMAQRILGWRAEQIIGKQLEVPESVSQQWSILKNRLLQNRSFTNIPSKLTHKDGQEIDVLISGSPLVDSSGALTGFIGSIADATELVHTRNELEHTVLTLRESEARFRALADNIDQFAWIADGKGWIFWYNQRWFDYTGTTLEEMQGWGWRKVHHPEHVDRVVKRIQHSWDTGAAWEDTFPLRGKDGSYRWFLSRAVPIRDESENVVRWFGTNTDITDRIKADDALRRSEKLNVAGKLAASIAHELNNPLATVVNLVYLAREQSRDPGQRNLLSSAEYELQRISRFANRILSFQRGNASRESVAIFDLIKEVALIFQAKCAAQEIGLTLETKCLASVHGSKDELRQVLANLISNAIDAVGEHGQVLISMRAASRSGRSAVRIRIADNGRGIRKEDRSKLFEPFYTTKGSTGTGLGLWITKDVVQNHGGEISVHSRCCGKHRGTIVAIKLPVLASADRKPPKSVSSPVSPPQSGQADLQSC